In a genomic window of Diabrotica undecimpunctata isolate CICGRU chromosome 2, icDiaUnde3, whole genome shotgun sequence:
- the LOC140433314 gene encoding protein takeout-like: protein MGFCVKASLLFVTFLGVVTDAAKLPSSFGRCSLKSPDLDECFKNNTERAVRLLKTATPELGLGSLDPLDIPELTIGEGTGPVHVIQKFKNVKLHGLTESKSLMGHIDIPNRILYTTSITPYLRLEGDYSLKGKVMLLPIYGEGKCNITLINTHINHTIYAESVEKKGKEYWHFYNYTVTLRPEKMIYEFENLFNGDKKLGDQILSVLNENWSELFTDVRDGYEKSFGLIFQGLGNRVFSRVALEDIFLDV, encoded by the exons CAAGTTCATTTGGaagatgcagcttaaaaagtCCAGATTTAGAtgagtgttttaaaaataatacagaaAGGGCCGTTCGTCTGTTAAAAACAg cCACTCCAGAGCTTGGTCTGGGTAGTCTAGATCCCCTGGATATACCTGAATTAACAATAGGAGAAGGAACTGGACCTGTACACGTAATACAAAAGTTTAAAAATGTCAAATTACACGGTTTAACAGAATCCAAAAGTCTTATGGGCCA taTTGATATACCCAATCGGATTTTGTATACAACTTCCATTACCCCATACTTAAGATTGGAAGGTGATTATTCACTAAAGGGGAAAGTGATGCTTTTACCAATTTATGGTGAAGGCAAATGCAATATTACCCTTA TAAATACCCATATCAACCACACCATCTATGCAGAGTCTGTtgagaaaaaaggaaaagaataCTGGCATTTTTACAATTATACAGTAACGTTACGACCAGAGAAAATGATATACGAATTTGAAAATCTCTTCAATGGAGATAAAAAACTAGGCGATCAAATCTTATCAGTTTTAAATGAAAACTGGAGCGAGTTATTCACTGATGTTCGAGATGGCTATGAAAAAAGCTTTGGGCTCATCTTTCAGGGCTTGGGAAACAGAGTGTTTTCAAGAGTTGCTCTAGAGGATATATTCTTAgatgtttaa
- the LOC140433693 gene encoding protein FAM200A-like, with protein MIGVNNRFISLCHKDEDFPDFINYHCLIHQQVLTSKRLNTKDVMDITFKIVNLIRGKSLQRWPFKQQLDDKEPDLIVHPDVRWLSRNKFLQRFRDLLNDIIKILEERDDDHQQLRDLDW; from the coding sequence ATGATTGGTGTTAATAACAGATTTATATCACTATGTCACAAAGATGAAGATTTCCCGGACTTCATTAATTACCACTGCCTTATTCATCAACAGGTCCTGACCAGTAAAAGACTTAACACAAAAGACGTGATGGATATTACGtttaaaattgttaatttaataAGAGGCAAATCTCTGCAAAGATGGCCGTTTAAGCAACAACTGGATGACAAAGAACCAGATTTAATCGTACACCCCGACGTAAGGTGGCTAAGTCGCAATAAGTTTTTGCAAAGGTTTAGAGATTTGCTAAATGACATTATTAAGATTCTTGAAGAAAGGGATGATGATCATCAGCAATTACGTGACTTAGACTGGTAA